The following proteins come from a genomic window of Labeo rohita strain BAU-BD-2019 chromosome 25, IGBB_LRoh.1.0, whole genome shotgun sequence:
- the LOC127156608 gene encoding histone H2B → MPEPAKSAPKKGSKKAVTKTAGKGGKKRKRSRKESYAIYVYKVLKQVHPDTGISSKAMGIMNSFVNDIFERIAGEASRLAHYNKRSTITSREIQTAVRLLLPGELAKHAVSEGTKAVTKYTSSK, encoded by the coding sequence ATGCCTGAACCAGCGAAGTCTGCTCCTAAGAAGGGCTCAAAGAAGGCCGTCACCAAGACCGCCGGCAAAGGAGGAAAGAAGCGCAAGAGGTCCAGGAAGGAGAGCTATGCTATCTACGTCTACAAAGTGTTGAAGCAGGTTCATCCTGATACTGGCATCTCTTCTAAGGCGATGGGAATCATGAATTCTTTCGTCAACGACATCTTCGAGCGCATCGCCGGTGAAGCTTCTCGTCTCGCTCACTACAACAAGCGCTCCACCATCACATCCAGAGAGATCCAGACCGCCGTGCGTTTGCTGCTGCCCGGTGAGCTGGCCAAACACGCCGTGTCTGAGGGCACAAAGGCTGTAACCAAGTACACCAGCTCTAAGTGA
- the LOC127156624 gene encoding histone H4 has protein sequence MSGRGKGGKGLGKGGAKRHRKVLRDNIQGITKPAIRRLARRGGVKRISGLIYEETRGVLKVFLENVIRDAVTYTEHAKRKTVTAMDVVYALKRQGRTLYGFGG, from the coding sequence ATGTCTGGAAGAGGCAAAGGTGGTAAAGGACTCGGGAAAGGAGGCGCTAAGCGTCATCGCAAAGTTTTGCGTGATAACATCCAGGGAATCACCAAACCCGCCATCCGTCGTCTTGCTCGTCGTGGCGGTGTCAAGCGTATCTCCGGTTTGATCTATGAGGAGACTCGCGGGGTCCTGAAGGTTTTCTTGGAGAACGTGATCCGCGATGCTGTTACCTACACTGAGCACGCCAAGAGAAAGACCGTCACCGCCATGGATGTCGTGTACGCTCTAAAACGCCAGGGACGCACCCTGTACGGCTTTGGAGGTTAA
- the LOC127156632 gene encoding histone H2B-like yields MPEPAKSAPKKGSKKAVTKTAGKGGKKRKRSRKESYAIYVYKVLKQVHPDTGISSKAMGIMNSFVNDIFERIAGEASRLAHYNKRSTITSREIQTAVRLLLPGELAKHAVSEGTKAVTKYTSSK; encoded by the coding sequence ATGCCTGAACCAGCGAAGTCTGCTCCTAAGAAGGGCTCAAAGAAGGCCGTCACCAAGACCGCCGGCAAAGGAGGAAAGAAGCGCAAGAGGTCCAGGAAGGAGAGCTATGCTATCTACGTCTACAAAGTGTTGAAGCAGGTTCATCCTGATACTGGCATCTCTTCTAAGGCGATGGGAATCATGAATTCTTTCGTCAACGACATTTTTGAGCGTATCGCCGGTGAAGCTTCTCGTCTCGCTCACTACAACAAGCGCTCCACCATCACATCTAGAGAGATCCAGACCGCCGTGCGTCTGCTGCTGCCCGGTGAGCTGGCCAAACACGCCGTGTCTGAGGGCACAAAGGCCGTGACCAAATACACCAGCTCTAAATGA
- the LOC127156580 gene encoding histone H1-like, with the protein MAETAPAAAAPPAKAPKKKSASKPKKTGPNVRDLIVKTVTASKERSGVSLAALKKALSAGGYDVEKNNSRVKIAVKSLVTNGTLVQTKGTGASGSFKLNKKQAETKKKPAKKTPTKTKKPAAKKPAAKKSPKKVKKPAATAAKKATKSPKKAKKPAAAKKPAAAKKPAKSPKKAKPAAAKKAAKSPKKAKAAKPKTAKPKAAKPKKPAPKKK; encoded by the coding sequence ATGGCTGAAACCGCGCCAGCTGCCGCCGCTCCTCCGGCTAAAGCTCCCAAGAAGAAATCGGCGTCTAAACCCAAGAAAACGGGCCCGAACGTCAGGGACCTCATCGTCAAGACCGTGACCGCCTCCAAAGAGAGAAGCGGCGTGTCCCTCGCCGCCCTGAAGAAGGCTCTTTCTGCGGGTGGTTACGATGTGGAGAAAAACAACTCCCGCGTCAAGATCGCCGTCAAGAGTTTGGTGACCAACGGCACCCTGGTCCAGACCAAAGGCACTGGCGCCTCCGGTTCATTTAAACTCAACAAGAAGCAAGCCGAAACCAAGAAGAAACCCGCTAAAAAGACCCCCACTAAAACAAAGAAGCCTGCTGCCAAGAAACCCGCCGCCAAGAAATCCCCCAAGAAGGTGAAGAAACCGGCAGCCACCGCAGCAAAGAAGGCGACAAAGAGCCCCAAGAAGGCCAAGAAACCTGCAGCTGCCAAGAAACCTGCAGCTGCAAAGAAACCAGCTAAGAGCCCCAAAAAGGCAAAGCCAGCAGCCGCTAAGAAAGCAGCCAAGAGCCCCAAGAAGGCCAAGGCAGCCAAACCCAAAACGGCGAAGCCTAAGGCAGCCAAGCCTAAAAAGCCGGCAcccaaaaagaaataa
- the LOC127156605 gene encoding histone H2A-like, producing the protein MSGRGKTGGKARAKAKTRSSRAGLQFPVGRVHRLLRKGNYAERVGAGAPVYLAAVLEYLTAEILELAGNAARDNKKTRIIPRHLQLAVRNDEELNKLLGGVTIAQGGVLPNIQAVLLPKKTEKPAKTK; encoded by the coding sequence ATGAGTGGAAGAGGCAAAACCGGTGGCAAAGCCAGAGCGAAGGCTAAGACCCGCTCATCCAGGGCAGGACTGCAGTTTCCCGTCGGTCGTGTTCACAGGCTTCTCCGCAAAGGCAACTATGCCGAGCGCGTCGGTGCTGGTGCTCCGGTTTATTTGGCCGCTGTGCTCGAGTATCTGACTGCTGAGATCTTGGAGTTGGCTGGAAACGCCGCAAGGGACAACAAGAAGACCCGTATCATCCCCCGTCACCTGCAGCTGGCGGTGCGCAACGACGAGGAGCTGAACAAACTTCTGGGCGGAGTGACCATCGCTCAGGGCGGTGTGCTGCCCAACATCCAGGCGGTGTTGTTACCCAAGAAGACTGAAAAGCCCgccaaaaccaaataa
- the LOC127156592 gene encoding histone H3-like, protein MARTKQTARKSTGGKAPRKQLATKAARKSAPATGGVKKPHRYRPGTVALREIRRYQKSTELLIRKLPFQRLVREIAQDFKTDLRFQSSAVMALQESSEAYLVGLFEDTNLCAIHAKRVTIMPKDIQLARRIRGERA, encoded by the coding sequence ATGGCAAGAACTAAGCAGACCGCTCGTAAATCCACCGGTGGTAAAGCCCCGAGGAAGCAGCTCGCTACCAAAGCCGCCCGTAAGAGCGCTCCAGCCACCGGCGGCGTCAAGAAGCCTCATCGTTACAGGCCGGGTACCGTGGCTCTGCGAGAGATCCGTCGCTACCAGAAATCCACCGAGCTGCTGATTCGCAAACTGCCCTTCCAGCGTCTGGTTCGAGAAATCGCTCAGGATTTCAAGACGGATCTGCGCTTCCAGAGCTCTGCTGTCATGGCCCTGCAGGAGTCCAGCGAGGCTTACTTGGTCGGTCTGTTTGAGGACACCAACTTGTGCGCCATCCACGCCAAGAGAGTGACCATCATGCCCAAAGATATTCAGCTGGCCCGCCGCATTCGTGGAGAGCGCGCTTAA